In bacterium, one DNA window encodes the following:
- a CDS encoding 4Fe-4S dicluster domain-containing protein: MGNRQSAISSSPAPDPSSLITISVMGEAYRVPKDLTIMKAMEYAGFRFIRGCGCRGGFCGACGTVYRTKDSYKLKVGLACQTVVEDGMFLTQIPFYPANKKQYDIAKEPANTQVLVRFYPEIMRCIACNSCTKICPQDIDVMGYINAAIRGDVEKVADMSFDCIMCGLCASRCPAEIVHYNVALLARRLYGAKVARKSPHLAERMKETKAGKFDPGLDKLCKMTEAELSALFYDPKMRDVEP, from the coding sequence ATCGGCAATCGACAATCGGCAATCTCCTCGTCCCCCGCCCCTGATCCCTCTTCCCTGATTACCATCAGCGTGATGGGCGAGGCGTATAGAGTGCCGAAGGACCTGACCATCATGAAGGCGATGGAGTACGCCGGGTTCCGGTTCATCCGCGGCTGCGGTTGCCGCGGCGGGTTCTGCGGCGCGTGCGGCACGGTCTATCGCACGAAAGACTCCTACAAGCTCAAGGTCGGACTCGCGTGCCAGACCGTGGTCGAGGACGGAATGTTTCTGACCCAGATACCGTTCTACCCGGCCAACAAGAAGCAGTACGACATCGCGAAGGAGCCGGCCAACACCCAGGTGCTGGTGCGATTCTATCCGGAGATCATGCGCTGCATCGCCTGCAATTCCTGCACGAAGATCTGCCCGCAGGATATCGACGTGATGGGCTACATCAACGCCGCCATCCGCGGGGATGTTGAGAAGGTCGCGGACATGTCGTTCGACTGCATCATGTGCGGTCTGTGCGCTTCCCGCTGCCCGGCCGAGATCGTCCACTACAACGTCGCCCTGCTCGCGCGGCGGCTCTACGGGGCCAAGGTCGCTAGGAAGTCGCCGCACCTGGCCGAGAGGATGAAGGAGACAAAGGCCGGCAAGTTCGACCCGGGGCTGGACAAGCTGTGCAAGATGACCGAGGCTGAACTCTCAGCTCTGTTCTACGATCCGAAGATGCGCGACGTCGAGCCGTAA
- a CDS encoding Fe-S-containing hydro-lyase, with protein MAKKITAPLTPETVKDLRAGDSVLISGTIYTGRDLAHKRLTDSLKAGEKLPFELTGAVIYYVGPSPAKPGQVIGSAGPTTSYRMDAYSPLLMEKGLRGMIGKGNRTQPVLDAMRKYGAVYFAAVGGAAALIARTIKEARVIAYEDLGPEAVRELKVEDFPAIVINDTYGGDLYQQGVAKYRKD; from the coding sequence ATGGCAAAGAAGATTACGGCTCCGCTGACGCCTGAGACGGTGAAGGATCTAAGGGCAGGGGACTCGGTCCTGATATCAGGGACCATCTATACCGGCCGGGACCTTGCCCACAAGCGGCTGACCGATTCGCTGAAAGCGGGCGAGAAGCTGCCGTTCGAACTGACCGGCGCAGTCATCTACTACGTCGGGCCGTCGCCGGCCAAGCCGGGACAGGTTATCGGCTCGGCCGGGCCGACAACGAGCTACCGGATGGACGCATATTCACCGCTGCTGATGGAGAAGGGGTTGCGCGGGATGATTGGAAAGGGCAACCGGACCCAACCGGTGCTGGACGCCATGAGGAAGTACGGCGCGGTCTACTTTGCCGCAGTCGGCGGTGCGGCCGCGCTCATCGCCCGAACCATCAAAGAAGCCAGGGTCATCGCCTATGAGGACCTTGGCCCGGAGGCGGTGCGAGAACTCAAGGTCGAGGATTTTCCGGCCATCGTCATCAACGACACGTACGGCGGCGATCTGTACCAGCAGGGCGTGGCCAAATACAGAAAGGACTAG
- the rpmA gene encoding 50S ribosomal protein L27, with product MAHKKSGGSGKNGRNSPGQRLGVKTFGSERVTTGSIIIRQRGTRILPGANVGRAKDDSLFALVDGEVKFERVSRDKKRVAVVPTA from the coding sequence ATGGCACACAAGAAGAGCGGCGGCTCAGGAAAGAACGGCCGGAATAGCCCGGGGCAGCGGCTGGGAGTCAAGACTTTCGGCTCAGAGCGAGTGACGACCGGGAGTATTATCATCCGGCAGCGGGGCACGCGTATTCTGCCCGGTGCAAACGTGGGCCGGGCCAAGGACGACTCCCTGTTTGCCCTGGTTGACGGTGAGGTGAAGTTCGAACGCGTCAGCAGGGACAAGAAGCGCGTGGCGGTCGTTCCCACCGCATAG
- a CDS encoding fumarate hydratase, translating to MKEIQFETIRDKVAQSCIDANCLLGDDVAQALRDGLKVEESPAGKDILNQLLDNEQIARNEMMPICQDTGWAVVWVNLGSGVRVQGGELYDAIQQGVAKGYKDGYLRKSIVEDPLRRKNTGTNTPAIIYTDIVPGDTLKIVVQPKGGGSENMSEVKMLSASDGADGIAKFVLDRVWRSQANPCPPIIVGVGIGGTFEKCAMLAKHSLLREIGSTHPDPFYANMEKELLERINRLGIGPQGLGGRVTALAVFIEAFPCHIATMPCAVNINCHAARHQSFTL from the coding sequence ATGAAAGAGATTCAGTTTGAGACGATAAGGGACAAGGTCGCGCAGTCCTGCATCGACGCCAACTGCCTGCTCGGCGACGATGTGGCGCAGGCGTTGAGGGACGGCCTCAAGGTCGAGGAGTCGCCTGCCGGCAAGGACATCCTGAACCAGTTGCTGGACAATGAGCAGATTGCCCGTAATGAGATGATGCCCATTTGCCAGGACACCGGCTGGGCGGTCGTTTGGGTGAACTTGGGGTCGGGGGTCAGGGTCCAGGGTGGCGAGCTCTACGACGCCATCCAGCAGGGCGTGGCCAAGGGCTACAAGGACGGCTATCTGCGCAAGTCCATTGTCGAGGACCCGCTGCGCCGGAAGAACACCGGCACCAATACGCCGGCAATCATCTACACCGACATCGTGCCGGGCGACACCCTGAAGATAGTGGTCCAGCCCAAGGGCGGGGGCTCGGAGAACATGTCCGAGGTGAAGATGCTCTCCGCTTCGGACGGGGCAGACGGCATCGCGAAGTTCGTCCTCGACCGAGTATGGCGTTCGCAGGCCAACCCCTGCCCGCCGATCATCGTCGGCGTGGGCATCGGCGGAACGTTCGAGAAGTGCGCGATGCTTGCGAAGCACTCTCTGCTCCGGGAAATCGGCTCGACTCACCCCGACCCGTTCTATGCCAACATGGAGAAGGAGCTGCTGGAACGAATCAACCGGCTCGGCATCGGCCCACAGGGGCTCGGGGGCCGGGTCACCGCGCTTGCGGTTTTCATCGAGGCGTTCCCGTGTCACATAGCGACGATGCCCTGCGCCGTGAACATCAACTGCCACGCGGCTCGGCACCAGTCGTTCACTCTCTAG
- a CDS encoding MBL fold metallo-hydrolase: MRIKWLAHSAFLLTASDGTRIVTDPYTPGGGITFGRITEPADFVTVSHDHFDHNDVAGVPGKPAAIRSSGSHKAGGVSVTGFDTFHDDKHGAQRGRNIIFVFEDPVTLGTRSEMSDISVMSPLRVAHLGDLGHVPTEQAKVIGKVDVVLIPVGGYYTIDPAAAHQTAELLGARVVIPMHYKTGKLGLPIVGVDEFTRGRTDVKKLGTEVEVSTGSLPATPEIWVLEHAL; this comes from the coding sequence ATGCGCATTAAGTGGCTTGCCCATTCGGCATTCCTGCTGACTGCTTCGGATGGCACGCGTATCGTTACCGACCCGTACACACCCGGCGGCGGGATCACCTTTGGGCGGATAACGGAGCCTGCCGACTTCGTCACTGTCAGCCATGACCATTTTGACCACAACGACGTGGCGGGCGTGCCGGGAAAACCGGCGGCGATTCGCTCGTCCGGCAGCCACAAGGCAGGCGGCGTGAGCGTGACCGGGTTTGACACTTTCCACGACGACAAGCACGGGGCCCAGCGCGGCCGGAACATCATCTTCGTGTTTGAGGATCCGGTGACGCTTGGGACACGATCCGAAATGTCAGACATTTCGGTCATGTCCCCTTTGCGGGTGGCGCACCTCGGCGACCTCGGGCATGTGCCGACCGAGCAGGCCAAAGTCATCGGCAAAGTTGATGTGGTCCTGATACCGGTCGGTGGGTACTACACGATTGACCCGGCGGCAGCGCACCAGACCGCGGAGCTGCTTGGTGCGCGGGTCGTGATCCCGATGCACTACAAGACCGGTAAGCTGGGCCTGCCCATCGTTGGCGTCGATGAGTTCACGCGGGGCCGGACGGACGTTAAGAAGCTCGGAACCGAGGTCGAGGTCAGTACCGGAAGCCTGCCCGCAACGCCGGAAATCTGGGTGCTGGAACACGCGCTCTAG